The Bremerella cremea genome window below encodes:
- the mscL gene encoding large conductance mechanosensitive channel protein MscL → MGFIGDFKKFAMRGNLMDMAVGFTVGAAFTSVAKSLVSDIIMPPLGFVLGRSDFSDLFFVLNTKTPEQPYDTLAQAQAAGLTTINYGLFINNIISFLLVALAMFLIIRMVSQVDKSLEDVFGNDKPQPGDPDSKKCPFCLSTVPYRATRCPACTSELPSVNEQPTPTT, encoded by the coding sequence ATGGGATTTATCGGGGATTTCAAAAAGTTCGCCATGCGGGGGAACTTGATGGATATGGCCGTCGGCTTCACCGTGGGGGCTGCGTTTACCTCGGTAGCGAAGTCACTGGTCTCGGACATCATTATGCCTCCGTTAGGGTTCGTCCTGGGACGCAGCGACTTTTCCGATTTGTTCTTTGTTTTGAATACAAAGACCCCTGAACAGCCCTACGACACGCTGGCCCAAGCTCAAGCCGCCGGGCTCACTACCATCAATTACGGGTTGTTCATCAACAACATCATCTCGTTCTTACTGGTGGCTTTGGCGATGTTTTTGATCATTCGGATGGTCAGTCAGGTCGACAAAAGCTTGGAGGATGTGTTCGGAAACGATAAACCTCAGCCGGGCGATCCCGATAGCAAGAAGTGTCCTTTCTGCTTGTCCACGGTTCCGTATCGTGCGACCCGCTGCCCGGCTTGCACCTCGGAACTTCCCTCGGTAAACGAGCAGCCAACCCCAACAACTTAA
- a CDS encoding alpha/beta hydrolase, which yields MSVTWQIVIISAIAIIALAMTVRWLVRYILSGTYKAGEVVDPYRPRNFAVPDPQIIEFTGEKETTLRGRYWRGSSDQAIVVVHGIDGPSIEMLPHVAYLYRAGYHVLLYDNRGRGKSDGGFTTLGFLEWRDVLHAVKWMRKQPGIDSEKVGLHGLSLGAACVIMAAAEDQSICGVLAESPFVSMPLMLGHISNKITRLPTLLIGNVVRTILDWSLGTRLRLVEPYAAVQAISPRPLYIIDAEHDQLFPAETARTVYDAAGEPKQFWKVHGAAHANCWHVCPEEYEQRAIAFWELVFSENPPQVIYPRSADLGNSAHPTQVTNQSPANR from the coding sequence ATGAGCGTTACTTGGCAAATTGTAATCATCTCGGCCATCGCCATCATCGCGTTGGCCATGACCGTTCGCTGGCTGGTTCGCTATATCCTTTCCGGCACCTACAAAGCAGGCGAAGTCGTCGATCCGTATCGGCCTCGTAACTTCGCCGTGCCGGATCCACAGATTATCGAGTTTACCGGCGAAAAAGAGACGACCCTCCGTGGCCGCTATTGGCGTGGCTCAAGCGATCAGGCAATTGTTGTGGTCCATGGCATCGATGGCCCTTCGATCGAGATGCTACCGCATGTCGCTTACCTTTACCGAGCAGGTTACCACGTGCTGCTCTACGACAACCGTGGACGGGGCAAGAGCGATGGAGGCTTTACCACACTTGGCTTTTTGGAATGGCGTGATGTGCTGCATGCCGTGAAGTGGATGCGAAAGCAGCCTGGCATCGACTCCGAAAAGGTTGGCCTGCATGGTCTCTCGCTAGGGGCGGCTTGCGTGATCATGGCCGCCGCAGAAGATCAATCAATCTGCGGCGTATTAGCGGAAAGCCCGTTCGTATCGATGCCTCTGATGCTGGGTCATATCAGCAATAAAATCACACGCCTGCCTACGCTTTTGATTGGCAACGTAGTCCGCACAATTCTCGACTGGTCGCTCGGGACAAGGCTGCGACTTGTGGAACCCTACGCGGCGGTGCAAGCGATTTCTCCTCGGCCGCTTTATATCATCGATGCCGAACATGACCAGCTCTTTCCTGCTGAGACCGCTCGTACGGTTTACGATGCAGCAGGCGAACCGAAACAATTCTGGAAAGTCCACGGCGCCGCGCATGCCAACTGCTGGCACGTCTGCCCGGAAGAATACGAACAACGCGCGATCGCCTTTTGGGAACTAGTCTTTTCAGAGAACCCTCCCCAAGTCATCTACCCGCGATCTGCCGACTTGGGCAATTCAGCACATCCCACTCAGGTCACCAACCAGTCCCCTGCCAACCGTTGA
- the secA gene encoding preprotein translocase subunit SecA, whose translation MEILEQIWEKISLFFGGLLSGFERLITSAFGSSNARYIKKLQSTVDAINELEPKYEALSDDELRDQTRLFRQRLASGETLDDILVEAFAVGREAGKRYLGMRHYDVQLIGGIVLHRGSVAEMVTGEGKTLVATLPAYLNAIEGKGVFVITVNDYLARRDMEWMAPLYRGLGLTVNAIQNDMTVEARQQAYSCDITYGTNNEFGFDYLRDNMRPAARGDDRFPKHYQQSQGRLHYAIIDEVDNILIDEARTPLIISGPANTKNEKYAEADKIARTLKKEEHFVVNEKDRTANLTEDGVRMAERLAGVESFYTSGNMEWPHLIDNALRAHYLYQRDVDYVVEEGKIIIVDPHTGRKMDGRQWSDGMHQAVEAKEGVKIKEETQTLATITLQNFFKLFDKLSGMTGTAMTEAGELWKIYELDVIAIPTNREMQRIMYTDVIFMTEKEKYEAVADEIERHVKWDVVMFKNGDEIWGDILKETDDSIEIHAKGQKQPTKIDRSKIKAVQYKGRPVLVGTVSIEKSERLSHLLEKRGIKHDLLNAKQHKREADIVAQAGRIGSVTIATNMAGRGTDIIMGGNPETMAWAQLQHKYATRLDVPQEEWDTLVNEIEQREKMKEMGKKVKELGGLHVIGTERHESRRIDLQLRGRCGRQGDPGSSRFFLSLEDDLMRIYFGDWAKNFIQRMPAAMRPQPGDAIESRLIMRRIEGAQKKREEQNFEARKNLLEYDEVMDEQRKRVYGFRQQILEGGDSRDLIMDMVREQIEYHVRMFMEKDFGIDTFTKWAGSELSCELNNRDLRGMDFPAAEQYARDQAVRSAESNIIASIDENLPDSEDESEWNWGAMARFANSMWKLNLNDRELKKVGRDQVDEYLIEKAREAIAKVDLSEGEKFLDKDFGLKTLSHWCRYKFGFELDIEELQDKAPATVIDQVTTKAIEVYDHKEAEYPVLTGLYKFSDKSGGHARLDRDGLLAWASGRFEIDLNEEEFKSKQREEIQTLLIPLSEKHKKIAHDKLTAVHAKVAQLYEDNPDTQTLSVISGGNGQMGSLTAWIQQNIHADIPAEELEQFDKHQLESRLIREVYERYRPEMTRMERSVLLELIDNAWKDHLLAMDHLRSAVSFVGYAQVDSKVEYKREGMRQFDQMWRSVGERVTDLVYKIESLNEEFVSSTWKESEARHDSAASIGDMAQQQEQAINNSQGEVEVTAPIRNVGEKIHRNDPCPCGSGKKYKACCMKQEQAR comes from the coding sequence ATGGAGATATTGGAACAGATTTGGGAAAAGATCAGCCTGTTTTTTGGCGGTCTGCTTAGCGGGTTCGAACGGCTGATCACTTCAGCGTTTGGTTCGTCTAACGCCCGATATATTAAGAAGTTACAGTCAACCGTTGATGCCATTAACGAGTTGGAACCGAAGTACGAAGCCCTTTCGGACGACGAACTTCGCGACCAGACTCGGCTGTTCCGGCAGCGCCTGGCATCGGGCGAGACTTTAGATGACATATTAGTCGAGGCGTTTGCCGTCGGCCGCGAGGCAGGCAAGCGTTACCTTGGCATGCGGCATTACGATGTCCAGCTGATCGGCGGGATCGTGTTGCACCGTGGTAGTGTGGCTGAAATGGTCACCGGTGAAGGTAAAACCTTGGTGGCTACCTTGCCGGCGTACTTAAACGCGATCGAAGGCAAAGGGGTGTTCGTCATCACGGTGAACGATTACCTGGCCCGCCGCGACATGGAATGGATGGCCCCGCTTTATCGCGGCCTAGGACTCACGGTCAACGCGATTCAAAACGACATGACCGTCGAAGCACGTCAGCAAGCTTACAGCTGCGACATCACCTACGGCACAAACAACGAATTCGGCTTCGACTACCTGCGCGATAACATGCGCCCAGCGGCGCGCGGTGACGACCGTTTCCCGAAGCATTATCAGCAGTCGCAAGGCCGTTTGCATTACGCGATCATCGACGAAGTCGACAATATCTTGATCGACGAAGCCCGGACTCCGCTGATCATCAGCGGCCCCGCCAACACCAAAAACGAAAAGTACGCCGAAGCCGACAAGATCGCGCGCACGTTGAAGAAAGAAGAGCACTTCGTCGTCAACGAGAAGGATCGTACGGCGAATCTGACGGAAGATGGTGTCCGCATGGCGGAACGCCTGGCTGGGGTCGAAAGCTTCTATACCTCGGGCAACATGGAATGGCCCCACCTGATCGACAACGCCCTGCGTGCCCATTACCTCTACCAGCGTGACGTGGACTACGTGGTGGAAGAAGGCAAGATCATCATCGTCGACCCGCACACCGGTCGTAAGATGGATGGGCGTCAATGGAGCGACGGCATGCACCAAGCCGTCGAAGCGAAGGAAGGGGTCAAGATCAAGGAAGAGACCCAAACGCTCGCTACGATCACGCTGCAAAACTTCTTCAAGCTGTTCGACAAGCTAAGTGGTATGACCGGTACGGCCATGACCGAAGCTGGCGAATTGTGGAAGATCTACGAGCTGGACGTCATCGCCATTCCGACCAACCGCGAAATGCAGCGGATCATGTACACCGACGTCATCTTCATGACGGAAAAAGAAAAGTACGAAGCGGTCGCCGACGAAATCGAACGTCATGTGAAGTGGGACGTCGTCATGTTCAAAAATGGCGACGAGATTTGGGGGGATATCCTCAAAGAAACCGACGATTCGATCGAGATTCACGCCAAAGGGCAGAAGCAGCCTACCAAGATTGATCGCAGCAAGATCAAAGCTGTACAGTACAAGGGACGTCCCGTTCTGGTCGGTACCGTCAGTATCGAAAAGAGCGAACGACTTTCTCACCTGCTCGAAAAACGGGGCATCAAACATGACCTGTTGAATGCCAAGCAGCACAAACGAGAAGCCGATATCGTCGCCCAAGCTGGCCGTATTGGTTCGGTAACCATCGCCACGAACATGGCCGGTCGTGGTACCGACATCATCATGGGGGGCAACCCCGAGACAATGGCCTGGGCCCAACTGCAGCACAAATACGCAACCCGCTTGGATGTGCCGCAAGAGGAATGGGACACGCTGGTCAACGAGATCGAACAGCGCGAAAAAATGAAGGAGATGGGCAAGAAGGTCAAAGAACTGGGCGGCCTGCACGTGATCGGTACCGAACGTCACGAGTCGCGTCGTATCGACCTTCAGTTACGTGGTCGTTGTGGTCGCCAAGGGGATCCTGGTAGCTCGCGATTCTTCCTCTCGCTGGAAGACGACTTGATGCGAATCTACTTCGGCGATTGGGCGAAGAACTTCATCCAACGGATGCCTGCCGCGATGCGTCCACAGCCGGGCGACGCCATCGAAAGCCGCTTGATCATGCGACGGATCGAAGGTGCCCAGAAGAAACGCGAAGAACAAAACTTCGAGGCTCGTAAGAACCTGCTCGAGTACGACGAAGTAATGGACGAACAGCGTAAGCGCGTCTATGGTTTCCGCCAACAGATTTTGGAAGGGGGCGATAGCCGTGACCTGATCATGGACATGGTACGCGAACAAATCGAGTACCACGTTCGCATGTTCATGGAAAAAGACTTCGGCATCGACACCTTTACCAAATGGGCCGGCTCAGAACTCTCTTGCGAACTGAACAATCGCGACCTGCGTGGGATGGACTTCCCAGCAGCGGAGCAGTACGCCCGGGACCAAGCGGTGCGATCCGCCGAATCGAACATCATCGCCTCGATCGACGAAAACCTACCCGATAGCGAAGATGAAAGCGAATGGAACTGGGGCGCGATGGCCCGCTTCGCCAACAGCATGTGGAAGTTGAATCTCAACGACCGCGAACTGAAGAAGGTAGGCCGCGATCAGGTCGACGAATACCTGATCGAGAAAGCCCGCGAAGCGATTGCTAAGGTCGATCTGTCTGAAGGGGAAAAGTTCCTCGACAAAGACTTCGGCCTGAAAACGCTCAGCCATTGGTGCCGCTACAAGTTTGGCTTCGAGCTCGACATCGAAGAGTTGCAAGACAAGGCCCCTGCTACCGTGATCGACCAGGTCACCACCAAGGCCATCGAAGTCTACGACCACAAAGAAGCCGAATACCCAGTTTTGACTGGCCTGTATAAGTTCAGCGACAAGAGCGGCGGACACGCGCGTTTGGATCGCGATGGCTTACTGGCTTGGGCCTCGGGGCGTTTTGAAATCGATCTGAACGAAGAAGAGTTCAAGAGCAAGCAGCGGGAAGAAATCCAGACCCTGCTTATTCCCTTGAGCGAGAAGCACAAAAAGATCGCTCACGATAAGCTGACCGCTGTCCATGCCAAGGTTGCTCAGCTTTACGAGGACAACCCTGACACCCAGACCTTGTCCGTCATTAGTGGCGGCAATGGCCAAATGGGCTCGCTCACCGCGTGGATTCAACAGAACATTCATGCTGACATCCCCGCAGAAGAGCTCGAGCAGTTCGACAAGCACCAGTTGGAATCGCGTTTGATCCGCGAAGTCTACGAGCGTTATCGCCCGGAAATGACTCGCATGGAACGGAGCGTCCTGCTGGAATTGATCGACAACGCCTGGAAAGATCACCTTCTCGCGATGGATCACCTACGGTCAGCCGTCAGCTTTGTCGGTTACGCCCAAGTCGACTCCAAAGTCGAGTACAAGCGAGAAGGCATGCGGCAGTTCGATCAGATGTGGCGTAGTGTCGGCGAACGCGTGACCGATCTCGTCTACAAGATCGAAAGCCTGAACGAGGAATTCGTCAGCTCGACCTGGAAGGAATCGGAAGCACGTCACGATTCCGCCGCGTCTATCGGCGACATGGCCCAACAACAAGAACAGGCCATTAACAACTCGCAAGGCGAAGTCGAAGTTACCGCACCAATTCGTAACGTGGGGGAAAAGATCCACCGCAACGATCCTTGCCCCTGCGGCAGCGGAAAGAAATATAAGGCCTGCTGCATGAAGCAGGAACAAGCACGTTAA
- a CDS encoding zinc ribbon domain-containing protein — protein MQCPACKKELAETQYRCPACNYGVRPSPLPQTGPRHLGDKCFDNKLAQTYRCGCCRSYGARVRRIATTGNGISRLMDWQCYEFIVASCIYCGLIQHYDPSIVDKTSNGWKSLDFLFDL, from the coding sequence ATGCAATGCCCTGCCTGCAAGAAGGAACTAGCCGAAACCCAATATCGCTGCCCCGCGTGCAACTATGGAGTTCGGCCAAGTCCCTTGCCACAAACTGGCCCAAGGCACTTAGGTGACAAATGCTTCGATAATAAACTTGCCCAAACGTACCGTTGTGGCTGTTGTCGATCGTATGGTGCCCGAGTACGACGCATTGCGACCACAGGGAATGGCATTTCCCGTTTGATGGATTGGCAGTGTTACGAGTTCATCGTTGCCAGTTGTATTTATTGTGGTTTGATTCAGCACTACGATCCGTCGATCGTTGATAAAACGTCTAACGGCTGGAAATCACTCGATTTCTTATTCGACCTCTAA
- a CDS encoding glucosamine-6-phosphate isomerase has product MARPISKVAPGWWDYTTLDEELLADAAKLTAEDLLQLSRPGFEVRIFDTLEELYCAEALEYIQAWQQSTPDNPCGICGPIGPTEQLPLVARMVNALGIDLKKHDAHFWGMDEWVDADDNPVPVEFPLSFAKADKDLCFDRIDPKLAISPANLHFPTGGLAAFSKSFSDIRCVVMQGGQGEVKHWAFNDPPKREGDYIDAPPPPEVYRELGTRVTDLHPMTVIQNARTSGGGYVPQVPIRACTVGPKETWQAERVSIWHPGHHDNPFGIRLSALMISKGIADTSVPMSLLADHPSVTFSYYRGGIGTVETEMH; this is encoded by the coding sequence GTGGCACGACCAATTAGCAAAGTAGCTCCTGGCTGGTGGGATTACACAACCCTCGACGAAGAATTATTGGCGGATGCGGCTAAGCTGACCGCCGAAGATTTGCTGCAGCTTTCTCGTCCTGGTTTCGAAGTCCGCATCTTCGACACACTGGAAGAGTTGTACTGTGCCGAAGCCCTGGAATACATTCAAGCTTGGCAGCAAAGCACGCCCGACAACCCCTGCGGTATCTGTGGACCTATCGGGCCCACAGAACAATTGCCTTTGGTGGCCCGCATGGTCAACGCCCTGGGGATCGACCTCAAGAAACATGATGCTCATTTCTGGGGCATGGACGAATGGGTCGACGCAGACGATAACCCGGTGCCGGTCGAGTTTCCCCTTTCGTTTGCCAAAGCCGACAAAGATCTCTGCTTCGATCGCATCGATCCGAAACTAGCAATCTCACCGGCCAACCTTCACTTTCCCACGGGGGGCTTAGCCGCGTTTTCTAAATCGTTTAGCGATATTCGTTGCGTCGTCATGCAAGGCGGGCAAGGCGAAGTGAAGCACTGGGCGTTTAACGATCCGCCGAAGCGCGAAGGGGACTACATCGACGCACCACCTCCGCCGGAAGTGTACCGCGAATTGGGAACACGCGTGACCGATTTGCACCCGATGACGGTCATCCAAAATGCCCGGACCAGTGGCGGCGGCTACGTGCCGCAAGTTCCCATTCGGGCTTGCACCGTCGGGCCAAAAGAAACCTGGCAAGCCGAACGCGTTTCGATCTGGCACCCTGGTCATCACGACAACCCGTTCGGCATACGGCTTTCGGCGTTGATGATTAGCAAGGGAATCGCTGACACGAGTGTTCCGATGTCACTTTTGGCGGACCATCCCAGCGTCACCTTTAGCTACTATCGCGGTGGAATTGGCACCGTTGAAACCGAGATGCACTAA
- a CDS encoding PIG-L deacetylase family protein: MSDAKNVVLCFMAHPDDAEILCGGVLIRLGQLGWEVHIATAANGDCGSENLSRAEIAAVRQTEGIAAAQSIGATYHTLGEPDVNVAFDQATNRKAIDLFRQINPTLVITHPREDYMLDHEQTHLLARSAAFSFPIPNASSLPRATGAHIPHLYYADPVEGKNPYNGQMVTPTTVIDVSAQIDQKAEMLACHASQRDWLRAHHGMDEYLDAMKRFSAHRGSLIGVEYAEAFRQHLGHAFPENDLLAELL; this comes from the coding sequence TTGTCTGACGCGAAGAATGTGGTTCTTTGTTTTATGGCCCACCCGGACGATGCCGAAATTTTGTGTGGCGGCGTGCTGATTCGCCTGGGCCAGTTGGGGTGGGAAGTTCACATCGCCACGGCGGCCAATGGCGATTGCGGTTCCGAGAATCTCAGCCGGGCAGAAATCGCGGCGGTTCGCCAAACGGAAGGAATTGCTGCGGCGCAAAGCATCGGCGCCACCTACCACACCCTGGGCGAGCCTGACGTGAACGTGGCTTTCGATCAAGCAACTAACCGCAAAGCGATCGACCTGTTCCGGCAAATTAACCCCACGCTGGTCATCACCCACCCGCGCGAAGACTACATGCTCGATCACGAGCAAACCCACCTGTTGGCCCGTAGTGCCGCGTTCAGTTTTCCCATCCCCAACGCTTCGTCCCTGCCACGCGCGACCGGCGCACACATTCCGCACTTGTATTACGCCGATCCGGTGGAAGGCAAAAATCCTTACAACGGCCAGATGGTTACCCCGACTACGGTCATCGACGTTTCAGCCCAGATCGATCAAAAGGCGGAAATGCTGGCCTGCCATGCCTCGCAGCGAGACTGGTTACGAGCCCACCATGGCATGGACGAGTACCTCGATGCGATGAAGCGATTCAGTGCCCATCGCGGTTCGCTGATTGGCGTGGAGTATGCCGAAGCTTTTCGACAACACTTAGGGCACGCCTTCCCTGAAAACGATCTCCTGGCGGAACTTCTCTAA
- a CDS encoding GNAT family N-acetyltransferase produces MIEYQLEPRLSVDEYHDILVRSGLAERRPADDWAKLTQMVENADILLTARSQGKLVGISRCMTDFAHATYLADLAVDRDFQKQGIGKELIARSHVAAGKHTLLILIAAPAAASYYPHVGLEKHDSCWIIPRE; encoded by the coding sequence ATGATTGAATACCAGCTTGAACCCCGTCTTTCGGTAGATGAATACCACGACATCCTCGTTCGTTCCGGCCTTGCCGAGCGACGCCCGGCTGACGACTGGGCCAAGCTGACCCAGATGGTCGAAAACGCCGACATCCTGCTCACTGCCCGCAGCCAAGGGAAACTGGTCGGCATTTCACGCTGCATGACCGACTTCGCCCATGCCACTTACCTGGCCGACCTGGCCGTTGACCGCGATTTCCAGAAGCAAGGAATCGGTAAAGAACTGATCGCCCGCAGCCACGTAGCCGCCGGCAAACACACGCTGCTCATATTGATCGCCGCTCCGGCTGCGGCTAGTTATTATCCGCATGTGGGTCTAGAGAAGCACGACTCGTGCTGGATTATTCCGCGTGAGTGA
- a CDS encoding 3-deoxy-D-manno-octulosonic acid transferase, which translates to MISWLLNIVYLALVVAASPFLVWSAVTKGKYREGFAEKFLGQLPSRPVDSAQHLWLHAVSVGEVNLLAPLMQAIGQAHPGTTFHITTTTKAGYDLAKTKYAEHIVSYAPLDFSWAVSNAYRRIQPDAVLLAELELWPNLIRFAQRHSAHIAIINGRLSSKSHRGYRRILWLVRPLLRRLDLIAAQDETYAARFCDLGADPQNVHVTGSIKFDGITPNRNNPQSLAFRELAGLQADDLVWLAGSTQAGEEPLILAAYHQAQKQVPNLKLLLVPRHPHRFDEIAHYLTAQGEHFARRSELNEPLSAEVSILLIDSVGELSAWWGTADIAFVGGSLGNRGGQNMIEPAAYGAAVAVGPNTWNFKDVVQRLQAAEALTVIHDTDSLAQFVLHAATDHVWRLDQGERAKEVVLAQQGATARSVALLAPLLQRPTIVKFRSAA; encoded by the coding sequence ATGATCTCGTGGCTGCTCAATATCGTCTACCTCGCGCTGGTCGTGGCCGCCTCTCCTTTTTTGGTATGGTCGGCCGTTACCAAAGGCAAATACCGCGAAGGCTTTGCCGAAAAGTTCCTCGGCCAGCTTCCTTCTCGCCCGGTCGATTCAGCCCAGCACCTTTGGCTACATGCCGTCAGTGTCGGGGAGGTCAATCTGTTGGCGCCCCTCATGCAAGCGATCGGCCAAGCGCACCCTGGCACGACCTTTCATATCACCACGACCACCAAAGCTGGCTACGACCTGGCCAAGACCAAGTACGCCGAACATATTGTCAGCTACGCCCCGCTCGATTTCTCGTGGGCCGTGTCCAATGCCTATCGCCGCATCCAACCCGATGCGGTGTTGCTGGCCGAGCTAGAATTGTGGCCTAATCTGATTCGCTTTGCCCAGCGGCACTCAGCCCATATAGCCATTATCAACGGTCGCCTGAGCAGCAAAAGCCATCGTGGCTATCGACGTATCTTATGGCTGGTGCGTCCCTTGCTGCGCCGTCTTGATTTGATTGCGGCCCAGGACGAAACATACGCTGCCCGCTTTTGTGATCTGGGAGCCGATCCTCAAAACGTTCATGTGACTGGCTCGATTAAGTTCGATGGTATCACCCCCAACCGCAACAATCCCCAATCGCTTGCCTTTCGAGAACTGGCCGGCCTTCAAGCAGATGACCTCGTCTGGCTGGCCGGTAGTACCCAGGCCGGCGAAGAGCCGCTCATCTTAGCGGCTTACCACCAAGCCCAAAAGCAAGTTCCCAACTTGAAGCTTCTGCTAGTTCCCCGCCACCCCCATCGCTTCGACGAGATCGCTCACTACCTGACCGCTCAAGGGGAACATTTTGCCCGTCGCAGCGAACTAAACGAGCCCCTCTCTGCGGAGGTTTCCATTTTGCTGATCGATAGCGTCGGAGAACTTTCCGCCTGGTGGGGAACGGCGGACATCGCGTTTGTCGGGGGAAGCCTCGGCAACCGAGGCGGGCAAAACATGATCGAGCCGGCGGCCTATGGGGCGGCAGTCGCCGTCGGCCCCAACACATGGAACTTTAAAGATGTCGTCCAGCGGCTACAAGCGGCCGAGGCCCTGACGGTAATCCACGATACCGATAGCCTCGCCCAATTCGTGCTTCACGCGGCGACAGACCATGTCTGGCGGCTCGACCAAGGCGAGCGAGCCAAAGAGGTCGTGCTCGCCCAGCAAGGAGCCACAGCCCGTTCTGTCGCCCTGCTCGCTCCGCTGCTGCAGCGGCCCACCATTGTCAAATTTCGCTCGGCGGCCTAG
- a CDS encoding MBL fold metallo-hydrolase: MSQTSPSSSPKKEVVTRDITGRLLVLGTGTSMGVPVVGCGCDVCQSINPKNKRLRCSVIFGLPEGNLLIDTPPDLRTQLLNNGIGVVHAVAFTHSHADHLFGLDEVRLFQFYLGHAVPIYCEPNVDAKIRRVYDYAFSNEAQTHVGSRPALNMIPIGLEPFHTLGAEVTPIRLQHGPRFEVLGFRVGNVAYCTDTNEIPAESWAKLEGLDVLILDALRPDPHPTHFSLEEAVEAARKIGAKRTYFTHISCKLEHEATNATLPEGMELAYDGLEIPLT; the protein is encoded by the coding sequence ATGAGTCAGACCTCACCCTCTAGTTCACCTAAAAAGGAAGTCGTGACACGCGACATTACCGGGCGGCTGCTCGTTTTAGGAACAGGTACCTCTATGGGGGTGCCTGTTGTGGGATGTGGCTGCGATGTCTGTCAGAGCATCAATCCCAAAAATAAGCGGCTCCGCTGTAGCGTGATCTTTGGTTTGCCGGAGGGGAATTTGCTGATCGATACCCCGCCAGACTTGCGGACGCAACTTTTGAACAACGGAATTGGGGTCGTGCATGCCGTGGCGTTTACGCACAGCCACGCCGATCATTTGTTCGGGCTAGACGAAGTGCGGCTTTTTCAGTTCTACCTGGGGCACGCTGTTCCGATTTACTGCGAACCGAATGTCGACGCCAAGATCCGCCGAGTGTACGACTATGCGTTTAGTAACGAAGCTCAGACCCATGTCGGCTCGCGTCCAGCGCTGAACATGATTCCTATCGGGCTCGAACCGTTTCACACTTTAGGGGCCGAGGTCACACCGATTCGCCTGCAGCATGGGCCTCGGTTTGAAGTGCTTGGCTTCCGTGTCGGTAACGTCGCCTACTGCACCGATACCAACGAGATCCCGGCTGAAAGCTGGGCCAAGCTAGAGGGATTAGATGTGCTGATCCTTGATGCCCTGCGGCCCGATCCCCACCCCACTCACTTTTCGCTCGAAGAAGCGGTCGAAGCAGCCCGAAAGATCGGCGCCAAACGGACCTACTTCACGCACATCTCGTGCAAACTCGAACACGAGGCAACCAACGCTACGCTTCCTGAGGGGATGGAACTGGCCTACGACGGGCTCGAGATTCCGCTGACTTAA